A single Bacillus sp. HMF5848 DNA region contains:
- a CDS encoding DUF1885 family protein, whose translation MAQTAFIKLVPASNKQCITLDEVKELFTYYKAITTKTGKQLDWQYEGAAFPYILKETEEGKGKWFYLKCSNDQRYNLIAVGVSEKHEQPAYIQITLPDGATFGDKGKANEFCKFLGKKLQGELQLFNGRIMYFYKR comes from the coding sequence ATGGCTCAAACAGCATTTATTAAGTTAGTTCCTGCTTCAAACAAACAATGTATAACGCTTGATGAAGTAAAAGAATTATTTACATACTACAAAGCGATAACTACGAAAACAGGGAAGCAGCTTGATTGGCAATATGAAGGAGCTGCCTTTCCATATATCCTTAAGGAAACGGAAGAAGGTAAAGGTAAGTGGTTCTATTTGAAATGCTCAAATGACCAACGTTATAATTTGATTGCTGTTGGGGTAAGTGAGAAGCATGAGCAACCAGCTTATATTCAAATTACCTTACCGGACGGAGCTACTTTTGGCGATAAAGGTAAAGCGAATGAATTTTGTAAATTTTTAGGTAAAAAGCTACAAGGCGAATTGCAATTATTTAATGGTAGAATAATGTATTTTTATAAAAGATAA